In Desulfitibacter sp. BRH_c19, the following are encoded in one genomic region:
- a CDS encoding cytidine deaminase, which translates to MNLEKLLEDAKKARNYSYSPYSKFPVGAAVLTKDGTVYTGCNVENAAYGITMCAEKVAIAKAVSEGNQYIAVIAIVGDTEGPCRPCGSCRQFILEFGDEITVVMGNLKGETETKSINDLIPFSFSKKDL; encoded by the coding sequence ATGAATTTAGAAAAACTTCTTGAAGATGCTAAAAAAGCTAGAAATTATTCATATTCCCCGTATTCTAAATTCCCCGTAGGGGCAGCTGTGTTAACTAAAGATGGAACAGTATATACAGGATGTAACGTGGAAAATGCAGCCTATGGTATAACCATGTGTGCCGAGAAGGTCGCCATAGCAAAGGCTGTTTCTGAGGGAAATCAATATATTGCAGTAATAGCCATTGTTGGAGATACAGAAGGTCCTTGTAGGCCCTGTGGATCCTGTAGACAGTTTATTTTGGAATTTGGGGATGAAATTACTGTTGTTATGGGAAATTTAAAGGGTGAGACCGAAACCAAAAGCATAAATGATCTTATACCATTTAGTTTCAGCAAAAAAGATCTTTAA
- a CDS encoding diacylglycerol kinase, which translates to MLNKLALSFYFAISGIRYAVKTQRNMKIHIFALILVIGAGLWLDLSAIEWSIVLVMAGLVIISEMLNTAIEALVDMETQEYHPLAKTAKDVAAGAVLIASIISIIIGLFIFGSKLLDKVGII; encoded by the coding sequence ATGTTAAATAAACTTGCTCTGAGCTTTTATTTTGCCATATCTGGAATACGTTACGCAGTCAAAACCCAAAGAAATATGAAGATACACATCTTTGCACTAATTCTGGTTATAGGAGCGGGATTATGGTTAGATTTGTCTGCAATTGAGTGGTCAATAGTCTTGGTGATGGCTGGACTTGTAATCATTTCAGAAATGTTAAATACTGCCATAGAGGCCCTTGTAGATATGGAAACCCAAGAGTACCACCCCCTAGCAAAAACAGCCAAGGATGTGGCAGCAGGAGCTGTTTTAATTGCAAGTATTATTTCCATAATCATTGGGTTATTTATTTTTGGTTCCAAATTATTGGATAAAGTCGGTATTATATAG